A DNA window from Brachionichthys hirsutus isolate HB-005 chromosome 10, CSIRO-AGI_Bhir_v1, whole genome shotgun sequence contains the following coding sequences:
- the rcc1l gene encoding RCC1-like G exchanging factor-like protein yields the protein MASGSGAGLGVVSRMVPTRIRPWSPRVLRACGSASRPQESSTGPVFQYVGRNRKPGHKVFVWGFSFAGALGIPSFVVPDSGRKKPRKYQLTPYRLETAEHISSAACGYGFTLIASATTDVIKLWGMGLNKDSQLGFQRTQQSRSRSYDYVLEPSPVPLPLVDPLQTRVVQVSCGRAHSLVLTDREGVFSLGNNAYGQCGRSIVEGEAYSGSHMIHQVEGFDGRVVQVACGQDHSLFLTEAGSVFSCGWGADGQTGVGHYAVSASPVQVGGDLLGVDVQQVSTYGDCSLAVSAEGQVYGWGNSEYLQLASVTETTQISSPRLLPLIGCGKVVQAACGGTQVAVLNDQGQVFVWGYGILGKGPKLSESSTPEMIPSSLFGRSEFSPASVRAVRCGLHHLAAVTDRGELFVWGKNVRGCLGVGRRDDQFFPWRVTVPGHVLDVACGVDHTVALAKSLL from the exons ATGGCCTCCGGTTCTGGAGCCGGGCTCGGCGTCGTCTCCAGGATGGTTCCGACCCGCATCCGGCCGTGGAGTCCCCGCGTGCTCCGGGCCTGCGGCTCAGCGTCCAGGCCTCAGGAGAGCAGCACCGGTCCGGTGTTCCAGTATGTGGGCCGGAACCGGAAGCCCGGCCACAAGGTGTTCGTTTGGGGCTTCAGCTTCGCCGGTGCTCTCGGTATCCCGAGCTTCGTGGTTCCGGACAGCGGCAGGAAGAAGCCGCGCAAATACCAGCTGACCCCGTACCGCCTGGAGACCGCGGAGCAC atctctTCTGCTGCTTGCGGTTACGGTTTCACTCTCATCGCCTCGGCGACCACAGATGTCATCAAGTTGTGGGGGATGGGCCTCAACAAGGACTCCCAGCTGGGCTTCCAGCGCACGCAGCAGAGCCGCA GTCGGAGCTACGACTACGTGCTGGAACCCTCCCCGGTTCCGCTGCCCCTCGTGGATCCGCTGCAGACCCGGGTCGTCCAGGTGTCCTGCGGCCGCGCCCATTCTCTGGTCCTCACCGACCGGGAGGGGG TGTTCAGTCTGGGGAACAACGCGTACGGTCAGTGTGGGCGGAGCATCGTGGAGGGCGAGGCCTACAG CGGGAGTCACATGATCCACCAAGTAGAAGGCTTCGATGGGAGGGTCGTCCAG gtagcCTGTGGGCAGGACCACAGCCTCTTCCTCACGGAGGCGGGGTCAGTGTTCTCGTGTGGGTGGGGCGCCGACGGACAGACAG GTGTGGGACACTACGCCGTCAGCGCCAGCCCCGTGCAGGTGGGAGGGGACCTGCTCGGGGTGGACGTCCAGCAGGTCAGCACCTACGGAGACTGCAGCCTGGCGGTGTCCGCAGAAGGACAGGTGTATGGGTGGGGCAACTCTGAATACCTGCAGCTGGCGTCGGTCACTGAGACCACTCAG ATCAGCTCTccccgcctccttcctctgattggctgtgggaAGGTGGTCCAAGCGGCGTGCGGCGGCACCCAGGTGGCCGTTCTCAACG ATCAAGGACAGGTGTTTGTTTGGGGCTATGGAATTCTGGGAAAAGGTCCCAAGCTGTCCGAGTCCTCCACCCCGGAGATGATTCCCTCCTCCCTGTTTGGCCGCTCGGAGTTCAGCCCCGCCTCCGTCCGTGCCGTCAGGTGTGGCCTCCACCACCTTGCAGCGGTGACAG ATCGGGGGGAACTCTTCGTCTGGGGGAAGAACGTCAGAGGCTGTCTGGGCGTCGGCAGGAGAGACGACCAGTTCTTCCCGTGGCGG GTGACGGTTCCAGGTCACGTGTTGGATGTAGCATGCGGCGTCGACCACACGGTGGCGCTGGCCAAATCGCTACTGTGA
- the LOC137900356 gene encoding solute carrier family 22 member 4-like translates to MQSYEETIAFLGQWGFLQRIALFLLSLSLVPNGLCVFSIVFVGAKTGHRCLIPEVELTEVWLNASIPIKVVDGKQQLSSCSRYRLDVVRNFSAQGAIPGRDINLTDVEQEGCVDGWSYSRDTYHSTIVSDFDLVCSDQWKQPFTSTVFFLGVLLGSFVSGQISDRLGRKPVLIATMVTQEVFNIVQTFSPTWTVFCILYFITGFSHTSNYIAAFVLGSELLTGHVRVLFSSVGLSCGFALGYMLLPLFAYFIREWKHLLFVTSLPGLVFIPIWWLIPESPRWLLSVGRVEEAEATVRRIAKLNKVEAPSIIFNDYIGQIDKERSGSGLNGLPFFHKLTQSS, encoded by the exons ATGCAGTCTTATGAGGAAACCATCGCGTTCTTGGGTCAGTGGGGATTTTTGCAGAGGATTGCGCTTTTCTTGCTTTCTCTCAGCCTTGTGCCAAATGGACTATGTGTTTTTTCAATCGTCTTTGTTGGTGCCAAGACGGGCCACCGCTGCCTGATTCCTGAAGTTGAACTCACTGAAGTTTGGCTCAATGCTTCCATCCCAATAAAG GTTGTGGACGGGAAACAGCAGCTGAGCAGTTGCAGCAGGTACAGGCTGGATGTGGTCAGAAATTTCTCAGCTCAGGGAGCCATTCCTGGCAGAGACATCAACCTCACagatgtggagcaggagggcTGTGTCGACGGGTGGAGTTATAGCAGAGACACCTACCATTCCACCATTGTCTCTGAT TTTGACCTCGTGTGCAGTGACCAGTGGAAGCAGCCGTTCACCTCAACAGTTTTCTTTCTGGGAGTTCTGCTTGGGTCTTTCGTCTCAGGACAGATCTCGGACAG GTTGGGAAGAAAGCCTGTTCTCATTGCAACCATGGTCACTCAGGAAGTTTTCAACATCGTACAAACATTTTCTCCGACTTGGACGGTGTTCTGTATTCTCTACTTCATCACTGGTTTTTCGCACACCTCCAACTATATAGCTGCTTTTGTTCTGG GTTCTGAGCTCTTAACTGGTCATGTCCGGGTCCTCTTCTCATCTGTGGGTTTAAGTTGTGGATTTGCTCTGGGCTACATGTTGCTGCCTCTCTTTGCTTATTTTATAAGAGAATGGAAACACCTGCTGTTCGTCACATCTCTTCCTGGTTTGGTATTCATTCCCATCTGGTG GTTAATTCCAGAGTCCCCTCGATGGCTTCTCTCCGTGGGAAGAGTGGAAGAGGCAGAAGCTACAGTGAGAAGGATTGCCAAATTGAACAAAGTTGAGGCTCCTTCCATCATCTTTAATGATTACATTGGACAA ATTGACAAGGAGAGGAGTGGGAGTGGCCTCAATGGTTTAccatttttccacaagttaacacagtcctcctaa
- the mpzl1l gene encoding myelin protein zero-like 1 like translates to MEPKPSESCGQRRLLTGFMLVMVLAAPPAAALEIYADYELVVQNGTTGVLGCSFLSNVAVSVSTSVTWNFQPSQPDSQSSKVPYMIFYFLNGSSFPAENEFKGRVQFAGDMSKRDVSIRLSPAQFSDNGTFFCDVKNPPDVTGTPARTELRVVLKDALPQTSTTIIVGAVCGALLVFIAIAACIIMRFLHSRHDYEGCTALEGVSSEAPRPRKKLESRLEGSRSTSPSGPLQGPVIYAQLDHTGSRNSFHKMEPVVYADIRKN, encoded by the exons cagcccccccggcGGCGGCCCTCGAAATCTACGCCGACTACGAGCTGGTGGTCCAGAACGGCACCACGGGGGTCCTGGGCTGCTCCTTCCTGTCCAACGTGGCGGTCAGCGTCTCCACCTCCGTGACCTGGAACTTCCAGCCCAGTCAGCCCGACAGCCAGTCCTCCAAAGTGCCGTACATG ATTTTCTATTTCTTAAACGGGAGCAGCTTCCCGGCAGAAAACGAGTTCAAGGGCCGAGTCCAGTTCGCCGGGGACATGTCCAAGAGGGACGTGTCCATCCGGCTGAGCCCCGCCCAGTTCAGCGACAACGGGACCTTCTTCTGCGACGTGAAGAACCCGCCGGACGTGACGGGAACGCCGGCCCGGACGGAGCTCAGGGTCGTCCTCAAAG ACGCTCTTCCTCAGACCAGCACCACCATCATCGTCGGCGCTGTCTGTGGCGCgctgctcgtcttcatcgccATCGCTGCCTGCATCATCATGAGGTTCCTTCACAGCCGCCACGACTACGAAGG GTGTACCGCCCTGGAAGGCGTGAGCTCTGAGGCTCCGAGGCCACGGAAGAAGCTGGAGTCCAGGCTGGAGGGCTCCAGGTCCACCAGTCCGTCCGGTCCACTGCAG GGCCCGGTGATATACGCCCAGTTGGATCACACCGGCAGCAGGAACTCCTTCCACAAGATGGAGCCGGTGGTCTACGCGGACATCCGGAAGAACTGA